From Sphingobacteriales bacterium:
AACTCGGATACCATTCCGGCCAAAGGCGACAATAAATGGATTGTCAATAAAACTTACAATGGCTCGGGCGTTTACCCCAATACTACCGACCAAAACACAACTATGTCTGAGCAAATAGGCAATCCCAACGAACATTATTTACATATTCACGACTCGAAAAAGCCCGGCGGGGCAGCCAATGCCAATTTTGACCCAACTAATGCCAGCGAAACCTGGGCAATTTTACCGCAAGGTATTTGCACCATGTCGTTGGTTGATATTAGGTTTGTGTTTTTTTGGTTGGCCGAAGGCTCGGCAAACTCATTTGGCGAAGTATATTATAGCGCCGACTATGGCGCTTGGACGCAAATTGGCCAAACCAAATACAATAATCAAGGCATTTGGAAATTTGAAGAAATTAAAGACGTTTCGTTTGAAAATGTTGAAGATTTGCGTTTTGCTTTCAGGTGGGTGAATCCAGGCGGCGAATCGCAAAACAGCATGTCGTTTTCCATTGACGATGTGCATATAATTGGCACCTACGCCCCCAACGCCAACCCCGTTGATATTATTATTAGCGATATTGTTGCTGAAGTTTGCAAAGGAACCACTTTTATTTTTACCTTCGAGTTTACCGACACCCTTTGCGATGGTTCGTATTTAATTATGCTTTCAGACGACACGGGTTCGTTTGATAACCCAACCAGTTATTGGTCGTTCAGTTACCCCTACCCTTTCACTACGGGCACTTTTGGTTTAACCCTTCCAACAGATGTATATCCGGGCAATTGTTATAAAATTAAAATCAATCGCTTGTCACCTTTGCCTGCCCTTGAAGGTATTGCCTCGGTATGTTTTAAAATATTAGATTGCGATAATACTATAACCACCAGGCAGCCGCCGGTCACGTTTGAGCAGGGCAACGGCGACACCCTGTGCATGGGCAGCGTCATTGATGCCCCCTTTCAAAGCTGGGGGGTATTTAATGCGGGTAATCTTTATATGCTTGAGTTAAGCAAACCCGATGGCACTTTCCCACCTCCGGGCAAACCTAAAATTTTAGGCAAAAATCCGGATGATAAAACCTATAACGATTTGTTTTTCCCACCCGTAGGCAGTGTGGGCGGGTTAGTTCCCGATACCATCCCCGAAAGTTGCAACTATTAGGCTTAATGGACATTTTTTAGGCTAAAAACCTTCGAAAGCATTACTATTGTTAGCTTTGAGGACAATCAAAGGTTATGAATAAAAAAAATGCTTTTACTGTGGTAAAAGGTTTGTAAAGAAAAACGGACTTGTAAAAGGAGTTCAATTGTATAAGTGTGCTCATTGTGGGAAACAATTTTTAGGTGGGCAACGCATCAATAACGAGCAAATATGGGAAGAATACAAAAGTGGTAAACAGACCTATTTGCAGTTAGCTCACAAGTATAATTGTTCTGTTAAAACGATTCAAAGGCGGTTAGACAAGATTAAAATAGTGGCTACGAAAAAAACAGGTAGAGTAGTCGTTGTATTAATGGACACCACCTATTGGGGGCGGGGTTTTGGCGTAATGCTTTTTAAAGATGCCTACACCAAAGAAAACCTTTTGAAATATTATGTAAAGACAGAGACCAATGGGCTGTATATAGAAGGAATTAAGGAGTTAAAAAGGCGAGGTTTTACTATTTCGGCTATTGTTTCAGGACGGAAGAAAAGGCTTAATTGCGTCGTTTAAGGGTATTCCTGTTCAAATGTGCCAGTTTCATCAAGCAGCAATAATTCGAAGATATTTGACCCGTAAGCCAAAGCTAAAAGCTGCACAAGAGCTGATGGATGTTGTAGATTTGATGAAGCAAACAGACAAAGAAAGCTTTGTCGGAGCATTAGGGCTATGGCTTGAAAAATGGAAAGTGTTTCTAAACGAGAGAACTGTAAATCCGACTACAAACAAATCGTTTTATACGCATAAAAGGCTTAGAAGTGCTTATCGTAGTTTGAAGAATAATTTACCTGGTTTGTTTACTTGGCACGATAACAGGAACTTCAAATACCTAACACAACCAATGCTATTGATGGACATTTCGCAGATTTAAAAACAAATTAAGAAACCATAATGGCCTATCAATGAAACGGAAAATGAAATTTATAGATGGGTTTTAAAGGTATAAGGGCTTTCTGAAAATATCAAAGGCTTACAATATACAGTAAGCCTTTGATAAGACATTTTCGTCAAGCATCTGTTTTATCCCTGACAAGTTGCTCCCCAGCAGAGCTTGTTTCCGTTTTTACAGACATGCAAAGAAATAAAATATTCAAGAATAATGTAAAAAAGTGAATAAAAAAACAGCATTAAAAATGTCCACTTGAACCAAGCGTCTAAAAAATAGCCTAATTTTTGTCCATTACTCCAACTATTACATACGGGTAAACTCGAGTTTGCCAGGTACTTTTGGTGCGCCCTGGGGGCCATTCTGCATCAAACAGTGCGATATTAAAACCAACGACAAAAAAGATATACAAGTTTGTATAACCGCCGAAGAAGGTGCTTGTGTTGATGTTAAAATTGATATCAACTATTTTGACCCCAATATTTTATACGACCCGGCTAATAATTTTATAGTCGAAATACGCGACCCTATGTTTCTTAACTTGGTGAATATGGGTGGCTTGGGTATTTTTCCCGGAACTAGCAACGATGTAGTGCAGGTATGTATGCCGAAATGGGGCGATTTAGGGGCTTTGGGCATGAAACCCGGCATGTATTATATGCGTATTGTAGGCACTAATTCAAACGATCCGGAAAATTTATTGGGCACGCTCATCCATTTAACTATCGGTGTTAAAAAACTTACTCCTCCATCGGTATATGCCACCGACACGGTAGTTTGTACGGGTAACACAGCTTTTTTCTATGTTACCAACGTTGACCCCGCCTCGACTTACGAATGGTTTTTTAACGGAAGTTCATTTTACCATGGCCCGGCAATGGGGGTATTTTTTAATAGCCCGCCCGGAACCGTATTTGACGTAACCGTACAAGAGACCTATTACAGCTGCAAAGGGCCCATGTCGCCCCCTATAAAAGTGTATGTAACTGGCCCGCCTAAAACCATTTTAATCGGTGATACTGTTTCTTGTGTAGGTTTTACCGCTGAATATTGTTTTACGGGAACAAACACCATATTTAAATGGCAAACTAAAGGTGCTACCATAATTGCCCAAGATGAATCGTGTATAACTGTTTTATTTACGGATACAATTAGCAACACGGCCAAAATAATATTAACTGCTTATAATGATTGTGGCGGTTTTGAAGATACTATTGCAGTAAATCTAACGCCTAAAATTAGCGTTAGTGTGCCCAACCAAGTTAGCATGTGCAAGGGTCAGTCGGCAACAATTGAAGCCACAACAATGGGCAATTTCTTTTTGGTGTGGATGGACGCAAAAGACAATATTTTAGCAAAAAACACGAATAGCTTTACCGTTTCGCCGGCAGAAACAACTTATTATACCTTATTAATATCAAACGATTTATGCGGAAAAGTTGAACGCAAAAAGATAATCGTTAAAGTTAGCGACACTTTAGATGCCGTTTTTAAATTCACCGTGTTGCCCAACGATATGTTGCAGGTAACTGCCATTACAAAAAGCGGCACCCCGCCTTACACTTTTAACTGGTACAATGGCGAAACAACTACTGATAATATTAGTTTTGACCCCAACGAAACGCCAACAATATTTTGTACTATTGCCGATTATTTTGGCTGCGCCACCACTTTAGTTGCCTCTTACCCTTATATTACAAGTGCCGAAACAGTGCAAAATCAGTCGGCAACGGCATTAAACTGGCATATTTTACCTACCCCGCAAGATGGATGGTTTTCACTTAGTTTAAACGCGCAAAATGTTTTAAACGGCAATATCAAAATGAAAAAAACAATATTTAGAGTGTATAATATGTTGGGGCAATTAATTGTTAGTACGTCTATAAATACTACCGACAACCAACCCCTGCTGCTAAATTTAAGCCATTTGCCAAAAGGAATTTATTTAGCCTCGTTATACTCAAAAGACAAATCAATTACACCTTTGAGTCAAAAATTTATAAAACAATAAATTAGGAAGGCAAATTACCGTTATTTTTTTCCGGATAAAATAATAGCTGTCAATACGCTTCAATTACCTAAAGGAAGGAGCAAATAGATAGAATATATTAAAATCGCACTTCAATATGATGAGAGTTGTATTGGTATTTGTAAGTAATGGTAAAATTATATAAATCGCATATTTTTTTAACCAAAGCCAAACCCAACCCCATTGATTTACTTGCCTGGTCATTTTTAAAGAAACGCTGATACAAGGTATCGGGGTCAACCCGCAAAGGTGCGCCCGAATTATCAATTACAAAACCGCGCGGAAGGGTACTAATCCGGACAAAGCCGCCGGAAATATTATGCAATACGGCATTTTTGACCAAATTATTCATAAGCACCTCGGCCAAAGTAGGGTTCATATTTACCATTAGTTTTTGTTGCACTTGGTTTTCAATGGTTAGTTGCTTTTGGTCTATCTGAAACTCCATCATATCAACAGCGTGCTTTGCCAATTGCGACATATCTACGGGTTCGGTAAGGGTAAACTGGCGATTTTCTATCCGACTTAACAAGGTTAGAGTTTTTACCAACCTCGATAATTTGCCTAACTGGTCATCTATGCTTTGGATGGTGTCCATTTCTTCGCGGCCTAAGTTTTCGCTTTGCATTAGCAGTTCTAATTTTACACGCATAGAAGCAATAGGCGTTTGCAACTCGTGCGAGGCATTTTCTGAAAACTCTTTTTGGCTAATATAGTTTTGGTGTGCTTTGCGGGCAATTCTGTTTAAAGTAGTATTTAGCAGGCTAAACTCCTCAATATCGGTAGCAGGCAAATTAAGTTGGCTGTTTGTTTCGAGGTCGTATTTTCGCAGGGCTGTTAAGGAGTTATAAAAAGGTTGCCACAGGCCGCGCGTGTACCAACGGGCAAACCGTATAAATAACCACATTAACACAATCGATAAAACCAAATACATAAGTATTGACATGCTAAAACTAAACCAGTTATTAGTATATTGCCGCAGTTTTATTTCGTAATACCGGCCTTCAATATAGGTG
This genomic window contains:
- a CDS encoding T9SS type A sorting domain-containing protein — translated: MPGTFGAPWGPFCIKQCDIKTNDKKDIQVCITAEEGACVDVKIDINYFDPNILYDPANNFIVEIRDPMFLNLVNMGGLGIFPGTSNDVVQVCMPKWGDLGALGMKPGMYYMRIVGTNSNDPENLLGTLIHLTIGVKKLTPPSVYATDTVVCTGNTAFFYVTNVDPASTYEWFFNGSSFYHGPAMGVFFNSPPGTVFDVTVQETYYSCKGPMSPPIKVYVTGPPKTILIGDTVSCVGFTAEYCFTGTNTIFKWQTKGATIIAQDESCITVLFTDTISNTAKIILTAYNDCGGFEDTIAVNLTPKISVSVPNQVSMCKGQSATIEATTMGNFFLVWMDAKDNILAKNTNSFTVSPAETTYYTLLISNDLCGKVERKKIIVKVSDTLDAVFKFTVLPNDMLQVTAITKSGTPPYTFNWYNGETTTDNISFDPNETPTIFCTIADYFGCATTLVASYPYITSAETVQNQSATALNWHILPTPQDGWFSLSLNAQNVLNGNIKMKKTIFRVYNMLGQLIVSTSINTTDNQPLLLNLSHLPKGIYLASLYSKDKSITPLSQKFIKQ
- a CDS encoding HAMP domain-containing histidine kinase, which translates into the protein MKLVRKVLPPFIVIYLIIVVALGIVLLFAVGYWYYNDIESNLVEKRDHVVRQLMETKDINITLESFKNDKDVVITEIESNPLKINYTDYFTREVSYHAPYSIYKVLVVNTYIEGRYYEIKLRQYTNNWFSFSMSILMYLVLSIVLMWLFIRFARWYTRGLWQPFYNSLTALRKYDLETNSQLNLPATDIEEFSLLNTTLNRIARKAHQNYISQKEFSENASHELQTPIASMRVKLELLMQSENLGREEMDTIQSIDDQLGKLSRLVKTLTLLSRIENRQFTLTEPVDMSQLAKHAVDMMEFQIDQKQLTIENQVQQKLMVNMNPTLAEVLMNNLVKNAVLHNISGGFVRISTLPRGFVIDNSGAPLRVDPDTLYQRFFKNDQASKSMGLGLALVKKICDLYNFTITYKYQYNSHHIEVRF